In a genomic window of Micromonospora cremea:
- a CDS encoding ubiquitin-like small modifier protein 1 — protein sequence MVTVLLPGPLRGEAGGASRLNVTAAGTLRAVLDEVAAEHPRLARRIRDERGELRRYVNVYVDGEDCRHSGGLATPVGDDAEVQVLPSVAGG from the coding sequence GTGGTCACCGTGCTGCTGCCCGGCCCGCTGCGCGGCGAGGCCGGCGGTGCCAGCCGGCTGAACGTCACCGCCGCCGGGACGCTGCGGGCCGTCCTCGACGAGGTGGCCGCCGAGCATCCGCGGCTGGCCCGGCGGATTCGCGACGAGCGTGGCGAGCTGCGGCGCTACGTCAACGTCTACGTCGACGGGGAGGATTGCCGGCACTCCGGCGGGCTGGCCACCCCGGTCGGCGACGACGCCGAGGTGCAGGTGCTGCCCTCGGTGGCGGGCGGCTGA
- a CDS encoding DUF3224 domain-containing protein, with the protein MTERAEGTFTLDTWDQEPYDQAEGTTLAEARISKTFSGGLTGTSLTRILMCRTLVETSAAYVGFERFTGSLAGRVGGFVLHHTAGSDGDGSALSWTVVPDSGTGELRGLRGSGQIIGGPDGGHAYLLDYHLP; encoded by the coding sequence ATGACCGAGCGCGCCGAGGGCACCTTCACGCTGGACACCTGGGACCAGGAACCGTACGACCAGGCCGAGGGCACCACCCTGGCCGAGGCCCGGATCAGCAAGACGTTCTCCGGTGGCCTGACCGGCACCAGCCTCACCCGGATCCTGATGTGCCGCACCCTCGTGGAGACGTCGGCGGCGTACGTGGGGTTCGAGCGGTTCACCGGCTCGCTCGCCGGCCGGGTCGGCGGTTTCGTGCTGCACCACACTGCGGGCAGCGACGGCGACGGCTCGGCCCTGTCGTGGACGGTGGTGCCGGACTCGGGCACCGGCGAGCTGCGCGGCCTGCGCGGCAGCGGGCAGATCATCGGTGGCCCGGACGGTGGCCACGCCTACCTGCTCGACTACCACCTGCCCTGA